The following are encoded in a window of Vigna unguiculata cultivar IT97K-499-35 chromosome 8, ASM411807v1, whole genome shotgun sequence genomic DNA:
- the LOC114194948 gene encoding protein FAR-RED IMPAIRED RESPONSE 1-like, whose amino-acid sequence MQNGEQDDLICLDDITLLDEDCGLGTFDADKTSDSAQVINNTEEGVVPTTGMRFKSVEKVKSFYKQHAVKYGFGVRTRTSKKDDNNQLCYMKLVCSREGKYVSQIQPELKTHPTQKRQCSTCLTTVNKSEAWILSIVVHNHNHDISPTKSRLIRENRRLNLQAQRTLDINDEVGVRLNKTFRSLVGQAGGFVNLQFLERDIGNYIEQQRRAFGKEGDGQALIQHFSRMRELNNSFYYEIDTDAENIIIDVFWADARSRVASVDFGDVISFNTTYLTNKYDMPFAPFFGVNHHSHSILLGCGLVFAEDASTFTWLSQC is encoded by the coding sequence ATGCAAAATGGTGAACAGGATGACCTAATATGCTTGGACGACATAACTTTACTTGATGAAGACTGTGGACTAGGCACATTCGATGCGGATAAAACGTCTGATAGTGCTCAAGTCATTAACAACACTGAGGAAGGTGTTGTGCCCACTACTGGAATGCGATTTAAAAGTGTAGAAAAGGTTAAGAGTTTTTACAAGCAACATGCTGTGAAATATGGTTTTGGTGTTCGAACTCGTACATCAAAAAAGGATGACAATAACCAGTTGTGTTACATGAAATTAGTTTGCTCAAGGGAAGGGAAGTATGTGTCCCAAATCCAGCCAGAATTGAAGACCCACCCAACCCAAAAAAGACAATGTTCAACATGCTTAACAACAGTAAACAAATCAGAAGCATGGATACTAAGCATTGTGGTTCATAATCACAATCATGACATTAGTCCAACCAAATCAAGGTTAATACGTGAAAATAGAAGATTGAATTTGCAGGCTCAGCGAACACTTGATATTAATGACGAGGTTGGTGTACGTTTGAACAAGACATTTAGGTCCTTGGTTGGTCAAGCAGGAGGATTTGTCAACTTACAGTTTCTTGAGCGAGACATAGGGAATTACATCGAGCAGCAAAGAAGAGCTTTTGGCAAGGAGGGAGATGGCCAGGCTTTGATTCAACATTTCTCAAGAATGAGAGAGTTGAATAATTCCTTCTATTATGAAATTGACACTGATGCTGAAAATATCATCATTGATGTGTTTTGGGCAGATGCAAGGAGTAGAGTTGCGTCAGTGGACTTTGGTGATGTCATATCATTCAACACTACATACCTCACCAACAAATACGACATGCCGTTCGCACCCTTCTTTGGTGTTAACCATCATAGCCACTCAATTCTACTTGGATGTGGGCTGGTCTTTGCAGAGGATGCATCAACTTTCACATGGCTCTCTCAATGCTGA